Proteins co-encoded in one Gossypium arboreum isolate Shixiya-1 chromosome 11, ASM2569848v2, whole genome shotgun sequence genomic window:
- the LOC108472311 gene encoding receptor-like protein 9DC3 yields MEDAIGKFKVNYASDLSITAKGLQTKFQRLPSIWTAIDLSSNQFSGEISKILGELHLLIVLNLSHNCLIGPIPSSLGNLSELESLDLSSNKLEGRIPTELRNLGFLEVLNLSQNNLKGPIPQGKQFDTFANDSYMGNLDLCGLPLSKSCDTEEETPAIFDSDGDGDGDELNWKFSIVMGYGCGLVLGISMAYIVFTTGKPWWLIRIIERIRQRFAKR; encoded by the coding sequence ATGGAAGATGCAATTGGTAAATTTAAGGTGAATTATGCTTCTGATTTATCTATTACAGCAAAAGGGTTGCAAACAAAGTTTCAAAGATTGCCATCCATTTGGACGGCTATTGACCTTTCTAGTAATCAGTTCTCAGGAGAAATTTCAAAAATACTTGGTGAGCTTCATTTACTTATTGTCCTAAACCTCTCCCATAACTGTTTAATAGGTCCTATCCCATCATCTTTAGGTAATTTGTCAGAGCTTGAATCATTAGATCTCTCATCAAACAAGCTGGAAGGAAGAATTCCAACAGAGTTAAGAAATCTTGGATTCTTAGAGGTGTTAAACCTTTCTCAAAATAATCTCAAGGGACCCATTCCTCAAGGCAAACAATTTGATACTTTCGCTAATGATTCCTACATGGGAAATTTGGATTTATGTGGTTTGCCATTATCAAAAAGCTGTGATACTGAGGAGGAAACTCCAGCCATATTTGATAGTGATGGCGATGGTGATGGTGATGAATTGAATTGGAAATTTTCAATAGTGATGGGGTATGGATGTGGGTTGGTGTTGGGAATAAGCATGGCATACATTGTATTCACAACTGGAAAACCATGGTGGTTGATTAGGATCATCGAGCGGATTCGACAAAGATTTGCAAAAAGGTAG
- the LOC108472313 gene encoding uncharacterized protein LOC108472313 isoform X1, with protein MDVYLRSLSSKISKLFKGILCRKDPPFNLEPFRCRMFLFKAFILSTRTNVLLKIHNPLYKTLCPSPSIIIRRTLNYSSQIPTKTALSLLFRDTVLTVKPAGTETQSKGEINESVKEFRNFKENPKGRKKETEKLDGKKPKKFKCLVEFVGDENKEEKMKKTMKVRRKREKVRALKGLSQLTETFIRHLYAKGYFKEASFVEDKKLDFGYFENSYGRDFIKFAAYNFGKDHQDIAKWLPGSHLKKVVLFGCASLDKNNVFAAKRLRKFFKIQENTVCSRCMLKDSCGYANKSVWGTGTNNLLLVDVMKVITLYALDLVPAKLTVPDEVKDSINQLLKLVIKLSQPPCQDS; from the exons ATGGATGTATATTTAAGATCTCTAAGCTCTAAGATCTCTAAGCTCTTCAAGGGTATCCTCTGCAGAAAAGACCCTCCTTTTAATCTTGAACCTTTCCGCTGCAGAATGTTTCTCTTCAAAGCTTTCATTCTGTCTACACGTACCAATGTTCTCCTCAAAATCCACAATCCTCTTTACAAAACCCTTTGTCCTTCACCATCAATCATAATCAGAAGAACCCTTAATTACTCTTCCCAGATACCAACCAAAACCGCACTTTCTCTGTTGTTTCGAGACACTGTTTTAACAGTAAAACCCGCCGGAACTGAAACCCAGAGCAAAGGCGAAATCAATGAGTCGGTGAAAGAATTTAGGAATTTCAAAGAAAACCCaaaagggagaaagaaagaaacagagaaaTTAGATGGGAAAAAACCCAAGAAATTCAAGTGTTTGGTTGAGTTTGTTGGggatgaaaacaaagaagaaaagatgaaaaagaCGATGAAAGTTAGGAGAAAAAGGGAAAAGGTAAGAGCTTTGAAGGGTCTTTCACAGTTAACTGAGACTTTCATCAGGCATTTGTATGCAAAAGGGTATTTTAAGGAGGCTAGTTTTGTGGAAGACAAGAAGTTGGATTTTGGTTACTTTGAGAATAGTTATGGCAGGGATTTTATCAAGTTTGCTGCTTACAATTTTGGTAAAGATCATCAAGATATTGCAAA ATGGTTGCCGGGAAGTCACTTGAAAAAAGTGGTGCTCTTTGGTTGCGCTTCCCTTGATAAAAATAATGTCTTCGCTGCTAAGAGATTGCGCAAGTTCTTTAAAATTCAAGAAAACACC GTATGCAGTCGATGCATGTTAAAGGATTCATGCGGGTATGCTAATAAGAGTGTATGGGGAACCGGTACCAACAATTTGCTCCTGGTTGATGTAATGAAAGTTATCACTTTGTATGCTTTAGATTTAGTGCCTGCAAAACTCACCGTTCCGGATGAGGTAAAAGATTCAATCAACCAATTGTTGAAGTTGGTTATAAAGTTAAGTCAACCCCCATGCCAAGACTCCTAA
- the LOC108471068 gene encoding cytochrome b561, DM13 and DOMON domain-containing protein At5g54830-like — translation MYNSKIFLLILLFLINSIASSNADSGQKCSNTSSLVGFESNFTMVRHQLRGHLKILDGCSFQVTGFDMLSGSSDVVFWGAVSLNFSDLTSGFPISGQRLNQTAYKNASFSVQLLPDITWDQINVLSIWDIASTSDFGHVTLPQNGSDSVSNSVHTVFDNCKNLSDNYRVRWNLNVEENWIEIGLEAAAPTTYYMAFGWANPNRTKELMSEADVTVASFTEEGRPFVDDFYITAYSECKLSSKDRTAIGVCPDVVYENSKNGMMVNNTRLVYGHRRDGVSLIMFRKPLNSTDKKYDLPVYPNEDMRVIWALGLMKPPNENRSHFLPQFHGGPEKVAYGHLVLNVSEKVDDCFGPLDADDNEDQELIIADTGIPLVVTTGEVLHYPNPPSPSKVLYINNKEAPVLRVERGVPIKFLVQAGHDVAFYITSDSLGGNATLRNATETIYSGGPEAEGVVANPHELIWVPDRNTPDQVYYQSLYQEKMGWKVQVVDGALSDMYNNSVLLDDQQVTFFWTLSEDSITIAAHGVKKSGYLAIGFGSGMVNSYAYVGWIGDTGKGHLNTYWIDGKRPSNIHPTNENLTHVRCRSEDGIITLEFTRPLKPSCNQNNKPECKNIVDPTTPLKVIWAMGSKWTDEHLSEKNMHTVMSQRPVQVLLIRGSSEAEQGLQPVLAVHGFMMFLAWGILIPGGILAARYLKHVKGDGWYQIHIYLQYSGLAIILLGVLFAVAELRGFYVSSLHVKLGIAAIVFASVQPMNAYLRPEKPANGEDSSTKRLIWEYFHVIIGRGAIAVGIAALFTGMKHLGERYKVENVHDLSWVLITWFLIAASTVIYLEYHERQQRDRLQGRSNWVLSNAEEEDSIDLLSQNDASTRKGSQSSGVIEVQLEPLKR, via the coding sequence ATGTACAATTCCAAAATTTTCCTTCTAATCCTGCTCTTCCTAATCAATTCCATCGCCTCTTCCAATGCGGATTCGGGTCAGAAATGTTCCAACACCAGCTCCCTAGTCGGGTTCGAATCGAACTTCACAATGGTCCGACACCAACTCCGTGGCCATCTCAAAATCCTCGATGGCTGCTCTTTCCAGGTCACCGGATTCGACATGTTATCCGGCTCATCCGACGTCGTTTTCTGGGGCGCCGTCTCCCTCAACTTCTCTGACCTCACCAGCGGGTTCCCCATCTCCGGTCAACGCCTCAATCAAACAGCTTACAAAAACGCATCGTTTTCAGTCCAATTGCTCCCCGACATAACCTGGGACCAGATTAACGTTCTTTCAATCTGGGACATCGCCAGCACCTCGGACTTCGGCCATGTCACCCTCCCTCAAAACGGGTCAGATTCGGTTTCGAACTCGGTGCATACAGTGTTTGATAATTGTAAGAACTTGTCAGATAATTATAGGGTCCGGTGGAACTTGAATGTGGAGGAAAATTGGATCGAGATCGGGTTAGAAGCAGCGGCGCCGACGACCTATTACATGGCATTTGGGTGGGCGAATCCGAATAGGACGAAGGAGCTGATGTCTGAAGCTGATGTTACGGTGGCAAGTTTTACTGAGGAAGGTAGgccttttgttgatgatttttacattacGGCTTATAGTGAATGTAAGTTGAGTTCTAAAGATCGTACAGCTATAGGTGTTTGCCCCGATGTAGTTTATGAGAACTCGAAAAATGGCATGATGGTGAATAATACTAGGTTGGTTTATGGACATAGGAGAGATGGGGTTTCTTTAATTATGTTTAGGAAACCATTGAATTCGACTGATAAGAAGTATGATTTGCCTGTGTATCCTAATGAGGATATGAGGGTTATTTGGGCATTAGGGTTGATGAAACCACCAAATGAAAATCGGTCTCATTTTTTGCCCCAATTTCATGGGGGTCCAGAGAAGGTTGCATATGGACATTTGGTGCTTAATGTTTCAGAGAAGGTAGATGATTGTTTTGGCCCATTGGATGCTGATGATAATGAGGATCAAGAGTTGATTATTGCTGATACAGGCATCCCCCTTGTTGTTACAACAGGGGAGGTGTTGCATTATCCAAATCCGCCAAGTCCGTCTAAGGTTTTGTATATTAATAATAAGGAAGCACCAGTGTTGAGAGTGGAAAGAGGGGTGCCAATTAAGTTTTTGGTGCAGGCAGGGCATGATGTTGCATTCTATATTACTTCAGATTCTCTAGGTGGGAATGCTACATTAAGGAATGCAACTGAAACTATTTATTCTGGAGGGCCAGAAGCGGAAGGAGTTGTAGCAAATCCTCACGAATTGATTTGGGTTCCCGATAGGAATACCCCTGATCAAGTGTATTATCAGTCCTTGTACCAGGAGAAGATGGGATGGAAAGTTCAAGTTGTTGATGGTGCCCTGTCTGATATGTATAACAATAGTGTGCTTTTAGATGATCAACAAGTCACTTTCTTTTGGACGTTATCGGAAGATTCAATAACTATTGCTGCCCATGGTGTGAAGAAGAGTGGCTATCTTGCAATAGGTTTCGGTAGTGGGATGGTGAATAGCTATGCATATGTGGGCTGGATTGGCGATACTGGAAAAGGGCATTTAAATACATATTGGATTGATGGAAAGCGTCCCTCAAACATCCATCCAACAAACGAGAATCTGACACATGTCAGGTGCAGGTCAGAAGATGGCATCATTACTTTGGAATTCACACGTCCGTTAAAACCATCATGCAATCAAAATAATAAGCCAGAGTGCAAGAACATTGTTGATCCTACAACTCCTCTTAAAGTCATATGGGCAATGGGTTCAAAGTGGACTGATGAACATCTGAGTGAGAAAAACATGCATACGGTCATGAGTCAAAGGCCTGTGCAAGTGCTGCTTATCCGTGGTTCTTCCGAGGCTGAGCAAGGTTTACAACCTGTCTTAGCTGTACATGGGTTTATGATGTTCCTCGCCTGGGGTATTTTGATTCCTGGTGGAATATTGGCTGCTAGATATCTAAAACATGTAAAGGGTGATGGATGGTACCAAATTCATATTTACCTACAATATTCGGGATTAGCAATTATCCTTCTTGGTGTTCTTTTTGCAGTTGCCGAACTTCGGGGTTTCTATGTCAGCTCGTTACATGTTAAGCTTGGTATTGCTGCCATAGTTTTTGCCTCTGTGCAACCAATGAATGCATATCTCAGACCGGAGAAACCTGCTAATGGGGAGGACTCTTCCACAAAGAGATTAATTTGGGAGTATTTCCATGTAATTATCGGCAGAGGTGCCATTGCCGTAGGAATTGCAGCACTTTTCACTGGAATGAAGCATTTAGGAGAAAGATATAAAGTAGAAAACGTCCACGATCTTAGCTGGGTGTTAATAACATGGTTCTTAATTGCTGCATCGACTGTAATTTATCTGGAGTATCATGAAAGACAACAGAGAGATAGATTACAAGGAAGGAGCAACTGGGTTCTCAGCAATGCTGAAGAAGAGGACTCCATTGACCTTTTAAGCCAGAACGATGCTTCTACTCGAAAAGGTTCACAGAGTTCTGGAGTAATTGAAGTACAGTTAGAGCCATTGAAGAGATAG
- the LOC108472313 gene encoding uncharacterized protein LOC108472313 isoform X2, translating to MDVYLRSLSSKISKLFKGILCRKDPPFNLEPFRCRMFLFKAFILSTRTNVLLKIHNPLYKTLCPSPSIIIRRTLNYSSQIPTKTALSLLFRDTVLTVKPAGTETQSKGEINESVKEFRNFKENPKGRKKETEKLDGKKPKKFKCLVEFVGDENKEEKMKKTMKVRRKREKVRALKGLSQLTETFIRHLYAKGYFKEASFVEDKKLDFGYFENSYGRDFIKFAAYNFGKDHQDIAKWLPGSHLKKVVLFGCASLDKNNVFAAKRLRKFFKIQENTSMHVKGFMRVC from the exons ATGGATGTATATTTAAGATCTCTAAGCTCTAAGATCTCTAAGCTCTTCAAGGGTATCCTCTGCAGAAAAGACCCTCCTTTTAATCTTGAACCTTTCCGCTGCAGAATGTTTCTCTTCAAAGCTTTCATTCTGTCTACACGTACCAATGTTCTCCTCAAAATCCACAATCCTCTTTACAAAACCCTTTGTCCTTCACCATCAATCATAATCAGAAGAACCCTTAATTACTCTTCCCAGATACCAACCAAAACCGCACTTTCTCTGTTGTTTCGAGACACTGTTTTAACAGTAAAACCCGCCGGAACTGAAACCCAGAGCAAAGGCGAAATCAATGAGTCGGTGAAAGAATTTAGGAATTTCAAAGAAAACCCaaaagggagaaagaaagaaacagagaaaTTAGATGGGAAAAAACCCAAGAAATTCAAGTGTTTGGTTGAGTTTGTTGGggatgaaaacaaagaagaaaagatgaaaaagaCGATGAAAGTTAGGAGAAAAAGGGAAAAGGTAAGAGCTTTGAAGGGTCTTTCACAGTTAACTGAGACTTTCATCAGGCATTTGTATGCAAAAGGGTATTTTAAGGAGGCTAGTTTTGTGGAAGACAAGAAGTTGGATTTTGGTTACTTTGAGAATAGTTATGGCAGGGATTTTATCAAGTTTGCTGCTTACAATTTTGGTAAAGATCATCAAGATATTGCAAA ATGGTTGCCGGGAAGTCACTTGAAAAAAGTGGTGCTCTTTGGTTGCGCTTCCCTTGATAAAAATAATGTCTTCGCTGCTAAGAGATTGCGCAAGTTCTTTAAAATTCAAGAAAACACC TCGATGCATGTTAAAGGATTCATGCGGGTATGCTAA